One Thermodesulfobacteriota bacterium genomic window carries:
- a CDS encoding site-2 protease family protein encodes MDFNLKLILIQAPVILFALTVHEFCHAWVADMLGDDTAKRQGRLTLNPIAHLDVFGTILMFLAGFGWAKPVPVNPLNFENPRKGMLLVAIAGPISNLAMAIVAGMILKFGIIDVKGIVINPSVTGIMPTILVMVILTLQFGVALAVFNMLPLPPLDGSRVVYGLLPERQAYAYSRFEPYGIIILFGLFFFGGRVFTYVLWYPVSIITEFLSGYSYFELWSVVRHLSA; translated from the coding sequence ATGGATTTTAATCTTAAACTCATATTAATTCAGGCTCCGGTTATCCTCTTTGCCCTCACCGTTCACGAGTTCTGTCATGCCTGGGTTGCAGATATGCTCGGTGATGACACTGCCAAGAGGCAGGGGCGGCTCACGCTTAACCCGATCGCTCACCTCGACGTTTTTGGAACCATCCTCATGTTCCTGGCTGGGTTTGGTTGGGCAAAGCCGGTCCCGGTTAACCCGCTTAATTTCGAGAACCCCAGAAAAGGGATGCTCTTAGTGGCCATAGCCGGGCCGATTTCAAACCTGGCCATGGCCATTGTCGCCGGAATGATTCTAAAATTCGGGATTATAGACGTTAAGGGCATCGTGATAAACCCGTCCGTAACCGGAATAATGCCTACTATACTGGTGATGGTAATACTTACGCTCCAATTCGGCGTTGCGCTTGCCGTATTCAACATGCTTCCCCTGCCCCCGCTCGACGGCTCCAGGGTTGTCTACGGGCTTTTACCGGAAAGGCAGGCTTACGCCTATAGCCGCTTCGAGCCATACGGAATAATAATACTATTTGGCCTATTCTTTTTTGGAGGCCGTGTGTTTACCTACGTTCTCTGGTATCCTGTGTCCATCATAACCGAGTTTTTATCCGGCTATAGTTACTTCGAGCTATGGAGTGTAGTCAGGCATCTTTCTGCCTAA
- a CDS encoding segregation/condensation protein A — MELAEPCLVKIDAFEGPLDLLLHLIKKNEIDIYDIPIAVITEQYLEYLEMMRNLNLEIVGDYLVVAAELGLIKSHFLLPQPEPEKEDETDPRAELVRRLIEYQRYKEAALKLSEFQILERDVFVRVFQDDQEDKINALIRADLWSLIDALRDIYKRRSEIWPEPIRLELETSTIDEKIEELASKVRSHKTVLFEELFDELTSSYDFVLTFLALLELIRSSTIAAYQDSPYSSIKLVYLGGSQLGPQPYQEGN, encoded by the coding sequence TTGGAACTGGCCGAACCCTGCTTGGTAAAAATCGACGCATTCGAAGGCCCTCTTGACCTTCTACTTCATCTCATCAAGAAGAACGAGATCGATATCTACGATATCCCCATAGCCGTCATAACCGAGCAGTATCTGGAGTACCTGGAAATGATGAGGAATCTCAACCTGGAGATAGTCGGAGATTATCTGGTGGTAGCCGCCGAACTTGGCTTGATTAAGTCCCATTTTCTCCTTCCTCAACCCGAGCCGGAAAAAGAGGATGAGACAGACCCCCGGGCAGAGTTGGTAAGAAGGCTTATCGAATACCAGAGATATAAAGAGGCGGCGTTGAAGTTATCGGAGTTTCAGATACTGGAGAGAGACGTTTTTGTGAGGGTATTCCAGGACGACCAGGAGGACAAAATAAATGCCTTAATCAGAGCAGACCTGTGGTCGCTCATAGATGCCTTGCGTGACATATACAAGCGCAGGAGCGAGATATGGCCTGAACCCATAAGGTTAGAGTTGGAAACCTCGACCATAGACGAAAAGATAGAGGAACTGGCCTCCAAGGTCCGGTCTCATAAGACTGTACTCTTTGAGGAGCTTTTCGACGAGCTTACGTCGAGCTACGATTTTGTATTGACCTTCCTGGCCCTGCTGGAACTGATAAGAAGTTCAACCATTGCTGCATACCAGGATAGCCCCTACAGTTCGATCAAACTCGTTTATTTAGGAGGGTCCCAGCTTGGACCGCAGCCGTATCAAGAAGGCAATTGA
- the scpB gene encoding SMC-Scp complex subunit ScpB — protein sequence MDRSRIKKAIESIIFTSDKPVSLQKLRHVFSDLSGEEVQECVNELITEWNVLDRGFGIHEVAGGYQFRTSPQYSDFIIRFKQLKPFKLSRAALEVLAIVAYRQPITRIEIDQIRGVDSSGVVTMLLDRRLIQIKGRKDVIGRPFLFGTTDEFLETFGLKSLGDLPTLKELEEIEKALQPTLLGLDQG from the coding sequence TTGGACCGCAGCCGTATCAAGAAGGCAATTGAGAGCATTATTTTCACTTCGGATAAACCGGTATCCCTTCAAAAACTCCGCCATGTATTTTCCGATTTGAGCGGTGAAGAGGTGCAGGAGTGTGTGAATGAGTTGATCACCGAGTGGAATGTGCTCGACCGTGGTTTTGGCATCCACGAGGTTGCCGGTGGCTATCAGTTCAGGACGTCACCCCAATACAGCGATTTTATAATAAGGTTCAAGCAACTGAAGCCCTTCAAGCTTAGCCGTGCTGCCCTCGAGGTTCTGGCAATAGTCGCTTATAGACAGCCCATTACCAGAATAGAGATTGACCAGATTAGGGGAGTGGATTCGTCCGGGGTGGTAACCATGCTACTGGATAGGCGTCTCATTCAGATAAAGGGTAGAAAGGACGTTATAGGACGGCCTTTCCTTTTTGGAACAACCGATGAATTCCTTGAAACCTTCGGACTGAAAAGTTTGGGTGACCTTCCTACTCTGAAAGAACTTGAGGAAATTGAAAAGGCTTTACAGCCTACCTTGCTTGGGTTGGACCAGGGATAA
- the ybeY gene encoding rRNA maturation RNase YbeY: MKILITDSKPYLSSAEKRALKKEMTLILKALNLPSHTEVSISLVDDITMRNLNETYRGIKRTTDVLSFPQYVLNPENVNSAIAHNHKQNFLLGDIIISIETAKRQAKRYKTPTKKEIQRLIIHGTLHLIGHDHKKRKETIAMRKKEKELLSLVQPKQGRL; this comes from the coding sequence ATGAAAATACTCATAACCGATAGCAAACCATATCTAAGTTCGGCAGAAAAGAGGGCTTTAAAAAAAGAAATGACTTTAATCCTCAAAGCACTCAACCTCCCAAGCCATACCGAGGTCTCTATAAGCCTTGTCGACGACATTACCATGAGGAATCTTAACGAAACCTACAGAGGGATAAAAAGGACTACCGATGTACTTTCGTTCCCGCAGTATGTCTTGAATCCCGAGAATGTTAATTCCGCTATTGCACACAACCACAAACAAAATTTTTTATTAGGAGACATAATCATCTCAATAGAAACAGCCAAGAGACAAGCAAAAAGATACAAAACCCCAACAAAAAAAGAAATACAAAGACTAATCATACACGGCACCCTACACCTCATCGGCCACGACCATAAGAAAAGGAAAGAAACAATAGCAATGAGAAAAAAGGAAAAAGAGCTTTTATCCCTGGTCCAACCCAAGCAAGGTAGGCTGTAA